From Flavipsychrobacter sp., a single genomic window includes:
- a CDS encoding tetratricopeptide repeat protein gives MRVTLRVTITLLTTLGIYSFPSLAQSTSDIDSLKTELNKSSITEKKADVANRIAFILKDKELDTAITYAELAYTYAIQASYDLGQADALLNQSMIYANAGMYDEALSNGHDAIDLYKLKLVRAGSKEQKRIKKGLGDSYNNIGVTYFYQGQYDSVEQNFLKSLEYRTEVDDKPGIAFCYGNLGALGQVQSNYPKALKYQLRALEIQKEQKYDWGIAAAYNNIGIVYLKQGKLAEALNMHLSALKIRKKIDDKRGVASSYNNIGNILIDQERFQEGLDNYQKALAIAIQLNDKRSEADCYDNVGIAYQKLGKYDLELESHLTALKIRQKIGDAKGIADSYHNIGSTYLEQKDYDNALKYYAVAIEQHKKLDDKFGLAYSYYNAGRIYLNQKNTQKASVYLKKGLELSNETGHLESIKDSYLGLYLLDSTLGDFVGALKYYKQYVVAKDSLYSADVARKTVQAQMEYEFEIKEELIKSENDKKNALTKAANKARIRVILAVSCSLLVITILVFYFIRKRQKDKYNLELADVKQSAIKAQLDSHFISVTLLAINEFIENRDKQSAQDYLNKFSRLIRNVLRNSTVTQTTLKEELNFVDDYFQLASLSFPENKISCQVHISEEINPEIVVMPPMVLQIVVENALRHGLSEKKEGTVTIDISKDKDKIKCVVEDTGVGVNAKKQGKHIIRKSYGTSLAERLVSIWNHNNKKAYFQIMDKSTEISGETGTRVIFSFPIIEI, from the coding sequence ATGCGCGTTACATTAAGAGTTACAATCACATTACTTACCACTTTAGGGATCTACAGTTTTCCTTCACTGGCGCAAAGCACTTCAGATATAGATTCTCTAAAAACAGAGTTAAATAAATCCAGTATAACAGAGAAAAAAGCTGATGTTGCTAACCGTATTGCTTTTATACTAAAGGATAAAGAGCTCGACACAGCCATTACTTATGCTGAATTAGCTTATACATATGCAATACAGGCTTCATACGATCTTGGACAAGCTGATGCTCTTTTAAATCAAAGCATGATTTATGCTAATGCAGGTATGTATGATGAAGCACTAAGTAATGGTCATGATGCGATAGACCTTTACAAACTAAAATTAGTGCGCGCAGGTTCAAAAGAGCAAAAACGGATAAAGAAAGGGCTTGGCGACAGTTATAATAATATAGGGGTCACTTACTTCTATCAGGGACAGTATGACAGTGTTGAACAAAATTTCTTAAAATCACTAGAGTACAGAACAGAAGTTGATGATAAGCCAGGTATCGCATTCTGTTACGGTAATCTTGGGGCCTTAGGTCAGGTACAAAGCAATTATCCAAAGGCATTAAAATACCAGCTTAGAGCTTTAGAAATACAAAAAGAACAAAAGTATGATTGGGGAATTGCAGCAGCTTATAATAATATTGGCATTGTATATTTGAAGCAGGGCAAACTTGCAGAGGCTTTAAACATGCACCTGTCAGCCTTAAAGATCAGGAAAAAAATTGATGACAAAAGAGGCGTAGCCAGTTCTTATAATAATATAGGAAACATACTGATTGATCAGGAACGGTTTCAAGAAGGACTGGACAACTATCAAAAGGCATTAGCGATAGCTATACAATTAAATGATAAGCGTTCTGAAGCTGATTGTTATGATAACGTAGGCATTGCGTATCAAAAATTGGGCAAGTATGATCTTGAGCTAGAGAGCCATTTAACAGCTTTAAAGATCAGACAGAAAATAGGAGATGCCAAAGGCATTGCAGACTCCTACCATAACATAGGTTCCACATATCTTGAACAAAAAGACTATGATAATGCACTTAAATACTATGCAGTTGCTATTGAACAACATAAAAAATTAGACGACAAATTTGGACTAGCATATTCTTATTATAATGCCGGACGTATATACCTAAACCAGAAAAATACTCAAAAAGCGTCTGTCTACCTTAAAAAAGGACTAGAATTATCTAATGAAACCGGACACCTGGAGAGTATTAAAGATAGCTACCTTGGACTATATCTATTGGACAGTACCCTGGGAGATTTTGTGGGCGCATTAAAATATTATAAACAATATGTTGTTGCAAAGGATAGTCTTTATAGTGCAGATGTTGCAAGGAAAACAGTTCAGGCTCAAATGGAGTACGAGTTTGAGATAAAAGAAGAACTAATAAAATCTGAGAATGATAAAAAAAATGCTCTGACAAAAGCTGCGAACAAGGCTCGAATAAGGGTAATCCTAGCTGTATCCTGTTCACTACTGGTTATTACAATACTTGTTTTCTATTTCATACGAAAGCGGCAAAAAGACAAATACAACTTGGAACTTGCAGATGTCAAACAATCTGCAATCAAAGCGCAGTTAGATTCCCATTTTATCAGTGTTACATTATTAGCTATTAATGAATTCATTGAAAATCGTGACAAACAATCTGCACAGGACTACCTGAATAAATTTAGCCGCTTGATTAGAAATGTACTCAGAAACTCAACTGTAACTCAGACAACTTTAAAAGAGGAACTTAATTTTGTTGATGACTACTTTCAACTGGCAAGCCTGTCATTTCCAGAAAATAAAATATCCTGTCAAGTGCATATAAGTGAGGAGATAAACCCTGAAATTGTTGTAATGCCTCCTATGGTACTGCAAATTGTTGTAGAGAATGCTTTAAGACATGGCTTGTCAGAAAAAAAAGAAGGAACAGTCACTATAGATATTTCCAAAGATAAGGATAAGATCAAGTGTGTCGTTGAAGATACAGGTGTTGGTGTTAATGCAAAGAAGCAAGGTAAGCATATTATAAGAAAATCATACGGCACTTCATTAGCTGAAAGATTGGTCTCCATTTGGAACCACAACAATAAAAAAGCCTATTTTCAAATTATGGATAAATCAACAGAAATTAGCGGTGAAACAGGTACAAGAGTAATATTTTCATTTCCTATTATCGAAATTTAA
- a CDS encoding site-specific integrase, producing MATSKIILREKKKDGTCPLTIRITKNRKSVYVYLGFTIKPKDWDAEKQRVKKSHPNSERLNNYIIKKLGEVTDTALEVQTKKSHSTAKSVKQKVQPVAGSSFAAQAELYLSELKKAGKYNRYVADKPRVKRFNEFVQGDIDFADITVSLLERFKVHLKATLNISERTIMNYLMVIRSVFSQAIKEGVSDSKHYPFGKGKISIKFPESTKVGISKNDVVKLETVELTNANHDLARDLWLISYYFAGMRISDILRLRWSDFQEMRLHYTMGKNKKTGSLKTPEKALQILAKYKDRKTNDNNLVFPVLTVLPNLDDDFEVQRKIAFATGRFDKMLRKHVAPKAKINAKLTMHIARHTFASLAADKIPIQMLQKLYRHSNITTTIGYQANFVHKDADEALDAVIGS from the coding sequence ATGGCTACATCAAAAATCATCCTACGAGAAAAGAAAAAAGACGGCACTTGTCCACTGACTATCCGTATCACAAAAAATCGTAAATCAGTCTATGTATATCTTGGTTTTACCATTAAGCCGAAAGACTGGGATGCAGAAAAACAAAGGGTCAAAAAATCTCATCCTAATTCAGAGCGACTTAATAACTATATCATAAAGAAACTGGGTGAGGTCACAGACACCGCCTTAGAAGTGCAAACGAAGAAAAGTCACAGTACGGCAAAATCCGTCAAGCAAAAGGTGCAACCTGTCGCAGGGTCATCATTTGCGGCACAGGCTGAACTTTACCTAAGCGAGTTAAAGAAAGCAGGAAAATACAATCGTTATGTGGCAGACAAACCGCGTGTAAAAAGGTTTAATGAATTTGTACAAGGTGATATTGACTTTGCAGATATTACGGTTTCTCTTTTAGAAAGGTTTAAGGTTCATCTAAAAGCAACTTTGAATATAAGTGAGCGCACAATTATGAATTACCTAATGGTGATACGCTCAGTATTTAGTCAAGCTATTAAAGAAGGTGTGTCTGACTCCAAGCACTACCCTTTCGGTAAAGGCAAAATATCAATTAAGTTCCCTGAGTCAACAAAGGTTGGTATATCTAAGAATGATGTTGTAAAGCTGGAAACTGTGGAATTAACTAATGCCAACCATGATCTGGCGCGTGACCTATGGCTTATCTCTTATTATTTTGCAGGAATGCGTATTTCTGACATTTTGCGTCTACGCTGGTCTGACTTCCAGGAAATGCGTTTGCATTATACAATGGGCAAGAACAAAAAAACGGGCTCCTTGAAGACTCCCGAAAAAGCACTACAGATTCTTGCTAAGTACAAAGACAGAAAAACCAACGATAATAACCTTGTTTTTCCTGTCTTAACAGTTCTTCCCAACTTGGATGATGATTTTGAAGTACAACGCAAAATCGCTTTTGCTACTGGCAGGTTTGACAAAATGTTAAGAAAGCATGTTGCACCAAAAGCTAAAATAAACGCAAAACTAACAATGCACATTGCTCGTCATACTTTTGCTTCTCTTGCAGCAGACAAAATACCAATTCAAATGCTCCAAAAACTATACAGACATAGCAACATTACAACTACTATCGGCTATCAAGCAAATTTTGTGCATAAGGATGCTGACGAAGCATTAGATGCTGTTATTGGATCATAA
- a CDS encoding ATP-binding protein has protein sequence MKDTKLLLYVTTCCLSLLTALLILIIKKNKDNRGPIRQVEAGISSRQIPANSSLIEQEHIRTSISKELHDNIGQLLSLAQMNIYYLSKEISGEFRNNKVARDTISIIDQIHYSVQNISHNLNTDHVYKKDLDGLVKDELSVLKIAKGINTEFELYGERKTLNKDVKLAVFRVVQEALHNIVKHAYADGIIITQNNNPEFLKIDISDNGVGFNAKDIKEEDTNGLGLASMQQRVEAFGGYLHIASNDKGTTVSLTLPSIVAYEEHSFVNEAV, from the coding sequence ATGAAAGACACAAAGTTATTATTATATGTCACCACATGTTGTTTGTCTCTATTGACAGCTCTCTTGATACTAATAATAAAAAAAAATAAAGATAATAGAGGGCCTATTAGGCAAGTAGAGGCTGGTATTTCTTCTAGACAGATACCGGCTAATTCTAGTTTGATTGAGCAAGAACATATTAGAACAAGTATATCAAAAGAGTTACATGACAATATTGGGCAACTATTAAGTTTAGCTCAAATGAATATTTATTATTTAAGTAAAGAAATAAGTGGAGAGTTTAGAAATAATAAGGTGGCTAGAGATACTATTTCAATAATAGACCAAATACACTATAGTGTACAAAATATAAGTCATAATTTAAATACAGATCATGTTTACAAGAAAGATCTTGATGGATTAGTAAAAGATGAATTATCTGTCCTTAAGATTGCAAAAGGTATTAATACAGAATTTGAACTTTACGGAGAGAGGAAAACGCTGAATAAGGATGTTAAGTTAGCCGTCTTTAGAGTAGTACAGGAAGCATTACATAATATTGTAAAACATGCATACGCAGATGGTATAATTATTACACAGAATAATAATCCAGAATTTCTAAAAATAGATATTTCGGATAATGGTGTAGGGTTTAATGCTAAGGATATAAAAGAAGAAGATACAAATGGTCTTGGACTAGCAAGTATGCAACAGCGAGTAGAAGCTTTTGGGGGATATTTACATATAGCCTCTAATGATAAGGGAACAACCGTGAGTCTTACATTGCCTAGTATTGTTGCATACGAAGAGCATTCCTTTGTCAATGAGGCTGTTTAG